In Pseudomonas rhizosphaerae, one DNA window encodes the following:
- a CDS encoding EAL and GGDEF domain-containing protein — translation MLAAVPDKNTSHTALQGLVQAAAAITQCCGGLLIEGAPGAWRVTAAYGTTREVPVDAATESWLRMLMSYGDVVDIGDGSPFIHSVPDFLGSLADTYRVCIAVKDHTDALAGIVLLAQTPPFKLLSAAQIYALKTHSVALYHAAPLAPVRNGPEGVIERLRLLESVVVHAKDAILITEAEPIDLPGPRIVYCNPAFLETTGFSLEEIVGKTPRILQCEETDRSTLDQIRSALSKWQPVEVELINTRRDGTRFWVQLSIVPVANEKGWFTHWVSVQRDITERKEAEQSLKQAQIDREEQVALRSRLVERERIQEELTYAAFHDDLTRLKNRAYFMAQIQEVFNLAQAEREAAVLYMDLDRFKYINDGMGHRAGDILLQIVAQRLQSCLTGNAVLARIGGDEFAILHTGDASKQAAVDTARRVIQALGVAVEVEGQAIFTSCSVGIVTLDAAHTSAEDLVRDADVAMYAAKKQGQGKWALFDLSMRQAAVDLLLMRNALKHALAREEFYLVYQPIFAARSRRIEGVEALVRWQHPVLGNVPPDVFIAVAEDIGIIHEMGRWVMQTACAEIKRWNADPASTLRLNVNVSGAELNHVGFVAKVAEILQGTSFSAHDLQIEITESVFLNEPETVAIALADLRELGVRIALDDFGTGYSSLGYIDRYPIDSIKIDRSFVTRMMTHRRTIAIVTSILSLGSALDVDIVAEGVETQDQLDRLQALGCPFVQGYLLSPPLRGEEMKQLLAARNEN, via the coding sequence ATGCTCGCAGCTGTCCCTGATAAAAATACATCGCACACCGCTCTACAAGGTCTGGTTCAGGCAGCAGCGGCCATCACTCAGTGTTGCGGTGGTCTGCTCATCGAAGGTGCGCCTGGCGCGTGGCGCGTGACGGCGGCCTATGGCACGACCCGCGAAGTGCCCGTGGACGCGGCCACCGAGTCCTGGCTGCGCATGCTGATGTCCTACGGGGACGTGGTCGACATCGGCGACGGTTCGCCTTTCATCCATTCGGTCCCGGATTTTCTCGGCTCCCTGGCAGACACCTACCGCGTGTGCATCGCCGTCAAGGACCACACCGACGCCCTCGCCGGTATCGTCCTGTTGGCACAGACGCCACCGTTCAAGTTGCTCAGCGCCGCGCAGATCTACGCCCTCAAGACCCACTCGGTCGCCCTCTATCACGCCGCGCCCTTGGCCCCGGTACGCAATGGCCCCGAAGGCGTGATCGAGCGGTTGCGCCTGCTGGAATCGGTCGTCGTGCATGCCAAGGACGCTATCCTGATCACCGAGGCCGAGCCCATCGACCTGCCCGGCCCGCGCATCGTCTACTGCAATCCGGCGTTCCTGGAGACCACCGGGTTCAGTCTCGAAGAGATCGTCGGAAAGACGCCACGCATCCTGCAGTGCGAGGAAACCGATCGCAGTACCCTGGACCAGATCCGCAGTGCGCTGTCGAAATGGCAACCGGTGGAAGTCGAACTGATCAACACACGCCGCGACGGCACCCGCTTCTGGGTCCAGTTGAGCATCGTGCCCGTGGCCAACGAAAAAGGCTGGTTCACGCATTGGGTGTCTGTGCAACGTGACATCACCGAACGCAAGGAAGCCGAACAGAGCCTCAAGCAAGCTCAGATCGACCGCGAGGAACAGGTAGCCCTGCGCTCCCGCCTGGTGGAACGCGAACGCATCCAGGAAGAGCTGACCTACGCTGCCTTCCACGACGACCTGACCCGACTGAAGAACCGCGCCTATTTCATGGCGCAGATTCAGGAAGTCTTCAACCTGGCCCAAGCGGAACGCGAAGCGGCCGTGTTGTACATGGACCTGGATCGTTTCAAATACATCAATGACGGCATGGGCCACCGGGCTGGCGATATTCTTTTGCAGATCGTGGCGCAGCGGCTCCAATCCTGCCTGACCGGCAATGCCGTGCTCGCGCGTATCGGTGGCGATGAATTCGCCATCCTGCATACCGGCGATGCCTCCAAGCAGGCCGCCGTCGACACGGCGCGGCGCGTGATCCAGGCGCTCGGCGTGGCCGTCGAGGTCGAGGGCCAGGCGATCTTCACTTCGTGCAGTGTCGGCATCGTCACACTCGATGCCGCGCACACCAGCGCCGAGGACCTGGTCCGCGATGCCGACGTCGCCATGTACGCCGCAAAAAAACAGGGCCAGGGCAAGTGGGCGCTGTTCGACCTGTCCATGCGCCAGGCGGCGGTCGACCTGCTGTTGATGCGCAACGCACTCAAGCATGCCCTGGCGCGCGAAGAGTTCTACCTGGTCTACCAGCCCATCTTCGCCGCACGCTCGCGCCGCATCGAAGGAGTCGAAGCACTCGTGCGCTGGCAGCACCCGGTACTGGGCAACGTACCGCCCGACGTATTCATCGCCGTGGCGGAAGACATCGGTATCATTCACGAAATGGGTCGTTGGGTCATGCAGACGGCCTGTGCCGAGATCAAGCGCTGGAACGCTGACCCTGCCTCCACACTGCGGCTCAACGTCAACGTCTCGGGTGCTGAACTCAACCACGTGGGCTTTGTGGCGAAGGTTGCGGAAATCCTGCAGGGTACGTCGTTCAGCGCACACGACCTGCAGATCGAGATCACCGAATCGGTCTTCCTCAACGAACCGGAAACCGTAGCCATCGCCCTTGCCGACCTGCGCGAATTGGGCGTGCGCATTGCACTTGACGACTTCGGCACCGGCTACAGCTCGCTGGGGTACATCGACCGCTATCCCATTGACTCGATCAAGATCGATCGCTCGTTCGTTACCCGCATGATGACCCACCGGCGCACCATCGCGATCGTCACCAGCATCCTGTCCCTGGGCAGCGCGCTGGATGTCGACATCGTCGCCGAAGGCGTGGAAACCCAGGACCAATTGGACCGGCTGCAAGCATTGGGCTGCCCGTTCGTCCAGGGTTACCTGCTCAGCCCGCCGCTGCGGGGCGAGGAAATGAAGCAGTTGCTGGCAGCGCGCAACGAGAACTGA
- a CDS encoding transporter substrate-binding domain-containing protein, producing the protein MNFKSALVLPVLALGLLAGCDKPTEPKATTPATTAKPATSYLETIKARDKLIIGVFSDKPPFGFVNEQGEYVGFDTDLGKRFAKDLLGDEKKIEFVSVEPASRIPFLQSDKVDLILANMTVTPERSQAVDFTNPNLRVAVQALVADGSSVQKLDDLADKTTIVTTGTTADLWLTKNHPDWKLLKFEKNSESLQALASGRGDAYAQDNLVPFNWAKQNPGYRVLAQKLGDEAPIAPAVKKGNTELRDWVNDELAKLGEEKALLKLYDQYVRKDLPADTDPNLVIVEGGRWKP; encoded by the coding sequence GTGAACTTCAAATCTGCCCTGGTTCTACCCGTACTCGCCCTTGGACTGCTGGCCGGTTGCGACAAACCGACCGAACCCAAGGCCACCACCCCAGCTACGACGGCGAAGCCTGCCACCAGCTATCTGGAAACCATCAAGGCCCGCGACAAGCTGATCATCGGGGTGTTCAGCGACAAGCCGCCCTTTGGTTTCGTCAACGAGCAAGGTGAATACGTCGGGTTCGACACCGACCTGGGCAAGCGCTTCGCCAAGGACCTGCTGGGTGACGAGAAGAAAATCGAGTTCGTCAGCGTCGAGCCCGCCAGCCGCATACCGTTTCTGCAAAGCGACAAGGTCGACCTGATCCTGGCCAACATGACCGTGACACCCGAGCGCAGCCAGGCGGTGGACTTCACCAATCCCAACCTGCGGGTGGCCGTGCAAGCATTGGTGGCCGATGGCAGCAGCGTCCAGAAGCTCGATGACCTGGCCGACAAGACCACCATCGTCACCACCGGCACGACGGCCGATCTGTGGTTGACCAAGAACCACCCGGACTGGAAGTTGCTGAAGTTCGAAAAGAACTCCGAATCACTGCAAGCCCTGGCCAGCGGCCGCGGCGACGCCTATGCCCAGGACAACCTGGTGCCGTTCAATTGGGCCAAGCAGAACCCCGGCTACCGCGTACTTGCCCAGAAGCTGGGCGATGAAGCGCCTATCGCACCGGCCGTGAAGAAGGGCAACACCGAGCTGCGCGATTGGGTGAACGACGAATTGGCCAAGCTGGGTGAAGAGAAAGCCCTGCTCAAGCTTTATGACCAGTACGTACGCAAGGACTTGCCAGCGGACACCGATCCCAATCTGGTCATCGTAGAGGGTGGTCGCTGGAAGCCATGA
- a CDS encoding amino acid ABC transporter ATP-binding protein, giving the protein MSALIELASFSKKFADTSVLTDIDLRVSEGEVVVILGPSGCGKSTLLRCLNGLELGHSGTFTFDGQLLLANADWRRVRQQIGMVFQSYHLFPHMTVLQNVLLGPLQVQKRDAREARQQAEALLARVGLAERANAYPRELSGGQQQRIAIVRALCMNPKVMLFDEVTAALDPEMVKEVLEVILDLAQGGMTMLIVTHEMAFARAVADRILFMDRGRIAEQNDPETFFSAPQTARAQQFLERFSYVENMPKRKAS; this is encoded by the coding sequence ATGAGCGCATTGATCGAACTCGCAAGCTTCAGCAAGAAATTCGCCGACACATCAGTGTTGACCGACATCGATCTGCGCGTGAGCGAAGGCGAAGTGGTGGTGATTCTTGGCCCCAGCGGGTGTGGCAAGAGTACCTTGCTGCGCTGCCTGAACGGCCTGGAGCTGGGTCACAGCGGTACCTTCACTTTCGATGGGCAGTTGCTGCTAGCCAATGCCGACTGGCGCCGGGTGCGTCAGCAGATCGGCATGGTGTTCCAGAGCTATCACCTGTTTCCGCACATGACCGTGTTGCAGAACGTGCTGCTGGGGCCACTGCAGGTACAGAAGCGCGATGCCCGGGAGGCGCGGCAGCAGGCCGAGGCGCTGCTGGCTCGGGTTGGCCTGGCCGAGCGCGCCAACGCCTATCCCCGGGAGCTGTCGGGCGGCCAGCAGCAGCGAATCGCCATTGTGCGGGCGCTTTGCATGAACCCCAAGGTCATGCTGTTCGACGAAGTCACCGCCGCGCTGGATCCAGAAATGGTCAAGGAGGTCCTGGAGGTGATCCTCGATCTGGCGCAGGGCGGTATGACCATGCTCATCGTTACCCACGAAATGGCCTTCGCCCGGGCGGTGGCCGACCGCATTCTGTTCATGGACCGCGGCCGTATCGCGGAACAGAACGATCCCGAAACCTTCTTCAGCGCCCCGCAGACCGCACGCGCGCAGCAGTTTCTGGAAAGGTTTTCCTACGTAGAAAACATGCCGAAAAGGAAAGCATCGTGA
- a CDS encoding amino acid ABC transporter permease encodes MASSGLELLWASAPQLLTGAGRTLGISALAILFSSIGGLLYGVLRSLGKRWLDVPLRIYLELFRAIPVLVWLYLFFFGLPIFFGVSLPAFWCAVLVLSLWGASEIGEVVRGALRSIPRGQREAGLAIGLGLGQLYGRVLLPQALKRLTPPVINVCTRLLKTSSLAVLIGVVDITKVGQQIIERTYESVLIYGFLFVFFFIVCYPLSAASRVLERRWNHA; translated from the coding sequence ATGGCCAGTTCGGGTCTTGAGTTGCTCTGGGCATCGGCACCGCAACTGCTCACCGGGGCCGGTCGCACCTTGGGTATTTCCGCACTGGCGATCCTGTTTAGCAGTATCGGCGGCCTGCTCTATGGCGTGCTGCGCAGCCTGGGCAAACGCTGGCTGGACGTACCGCTGAGGATTTACCTGGAGCTGTTTCGTGCCATTCCGGTACTGGTCTGGTTGTACCTGTTCTTCTTCGGCCTGCCGATCTTCTTCGGCGTCAGCTTGCCTGCGTTCTGGTGCGCAGTGCTGGTGCTATCGCTGTGGGGCGCCAGTGAGATTGGCGAAGTCGTGCGTGGTGCGCTGCGCTCCATACCTCGCGGGCAGCGCGAAGCGGGACTGGCCATCGGCCTGGGCCTGGGCCAGTTGTACGGCCGGGTATTGTTGCCCCAGGCGCTCAAGCGCCTTACCCCGCCGGTCATCAACGTCTGCACCCGTTTGCTCAAGACCAGCTCGCTGGCGGTACTGATCGGCGTTGTCGACATCACCAAGGTCGGCCAGCAGATCATCGAGCGCACCTACGAGTCGGTGCTGATCTACGGCTTTCTGTTCGTCTTCTTCTTTATCGTTTGCTATCCGCTGTCGGCCGCCTCCCGCGTGCTCGAACGGCGCTGGAATCACGCATGA
- a CDS encoding amino acid ABC transporter permease: protein MTFDYVFALSTIPAFVRAVGVTLQVGLIAILSSLAVAVVNAAIATFRVPVLHRLVPLYVELARNTPLLIQLFFIYFALPALGVRISGFAAAVIAMTFMGGAYLTEILRAGIEAVPKAQIESGLSIGLSRWQLLRHVVLPQAGILSLPALFANFVFLLKETTVVSAVAVPEILYTTKSYIALYYKTYEMLTVMTGLCVLLFLPLSLLLGLLERRLQHGQFGS from the coding sequence ATGACCTTCGACTACGTGTTCGCGTTGTCCACGATTCCCGCTTTTGTGCGGGCCGTGGGGGTCACTTTGCAAGTTGGCTTGATCGCCATCCTGAGCTCACTCGCCGTCGCGGTGGTCAACGCGGCCATCGCCACGTTCCGGGTCCCAGTGCTGCATCGGCTCGTGCCGTTGTACGTCGAGCTCGCGCGGAACACGCCGTTGCTCATTCAGCTGTTCTTCATCTATTTCGCCTTGCCCGCCCTGGGCGTGCGTATTTCCGGTTTCGCGGCCGCCGTCATCGCCATGACGTTCATGGGCGGGGCGTACCTGACCGAGATCCTGCGCGCCGGTATCGAAGCGGTGCCGAAGGCGCAGATCGAGTCGGGGCTGTCCATCGGTCTGTCGCGCTGGCAGTTGTTGCGTCATGTGGTGCTGCCCCAGGCAGGCATTCTCAGCTTGCCTGCGCTGTTCGCCAACTTCGTGTTCCTGCTCAAGGAGACCACGGTGGTGTCGGCCGTTGCCGTGCCGGAAATTCTCTACACCACCAAGAGCTATATCGCCCTGTATTACAAGACCTACGAGATGCTGACAGTGATGACCGGGTTGTGTGTGCTGTTGTTCTTGCCACTGTCGTTGCTGCTGGGTCTGCTGGAAAGGAGGCTCCAACATGGCCAGTTCGGGTCTTGA
- a CDS encoding TonB-dependent siderophore receptor yields the protein MPAKKIFAYHPLTLAILLSGLPLSAAYAADSASAATSNATLELQEITIDAQALENPTGQTRGPVATRSTSASKTDSAIKDIPQSISVITRDEMDNRKTDTLAEALSYTPGVIAQPGGFSRVADDFVIRGFNVGSGTGGILRDGMKLQGSVYDGGIEPYGLERVEVVKGASSVLYGQLSPGGLLNTITKRPTDTPLHEVNVEYGSHARKQYSFDLGGPIDDAGQFSYRLTGLWRDSGTQTTDTDDDRRYIAPAFTWRPNDSTSLTVLANYQETRTGFATPLDFDLTTSSSTRYPKVDRDLFTGERGFDHYNNYSTSLGYLFGHDFTPDLKIRHSLRHFEADLSWDYMQVADTGSAALRNRGQLARRPSIRRERSEGWTSDNNVQWTLDSGRWQHTLLAGVDYYHKTYDSHRFAGANSIFNPANPVYGVPTNATTANTGSDLHSAQAGVYLQDQIKFDDKWILLLGGRQDWAESRTYNFASGARTPRDDKKATGRVGLVYQADNGLAPYVSWSQSFLPANVFNANANTSFDPTEGEQYEIGVRYTPPGTTALLSAAVYDLKQKNSLSTDLTGNTVQFGETRARGVELEAKAEITAHLSATASYTYTDAKITDDAVSSRVGTRIDGVPYHMASLWTDYRLTTLGLPQIVVGGGARYMGTSRTSSSDTNEKVSAYTLFDAKVTYEVDRNWTVAMKAQNLANEKYLFCNVSCRYGDERALIGSVNYRW from the coding sequence ATGCCGGCAAAAAAAATCTTTGCCTATCACCCGCTGACACTGGCGATTCTACTCAGTGGCCTGCCACTGAGCGCGGCCTACGCCGCCGACAGCGCCAGCGCCGCCACATCCAACGCCACGCTGGAGCTGCAGGAAATCACCATCGATGCCCAGGCCCTGGAGAACCCAACTGGCCAGACCCGCGGGCCCGTGGCGACTCGCAGCACCAGCGCTAGCAAGACCGACTCGGCGATCAAGGATATTCCGCAGTCGATTTCGGTCATTACCCGCGACGAGATGGACAACCGCAAGACCGACACCTTGGCCGAGGCCTTGAGCTATACGCCAGGCGTGATCGCGCAGCCAGGCGGGTTCAGCCGTGTAGCCGACGACTTCGTGATCCGTGGCTTCAACGTGGGTTCAGGCACCGGCGGCATTCTGCGCGACGGGATGAAACTGCAAGGCAGCGTGTATGACGGCGGCATCGAGCCCTACGGCCTGGAGCGCGTGGAAGTGGTCAAGGGCGCGTCTTCGGTGCTGTACGGACAACTGTCGCCGGGCGGTCTGCTCAACACCATCACCAAGCGCCCGACCGACACGCCGCTGCATGAAGTCAACGTCGAGTACGGCAGCCATGCGCGCAAACAGTACAGCTTCGACCTGGGCGGCCCGATCGACGACGCCGGACAGTTCTCCTATCGCCTCACCGGCCTGTGGCGCGACAGCGGCACCCAGACCACCGATACCGACGACGACCGCCGCTACATCGCACCGGCCTTCACCTGGCGTCCGAACGACAGCACCTCCCTGACGGTCCTGGCCAACTACCAGGAAACCCGTACCGGCTTTGCAACACCGTTGGATTTCGACCTGACCACCTCGTCCAGCACACGCTACCCCAAGGTCGACCGCGACCTGTTCACCGGCGAGCGCGGCTTCGATCACTACAACAACTACTCGACCAGCCTCGGCTACCTGTTCGGACACGACTTCACCCCCGACCTGAAAATCCGCCACTCGCTCCGCCACTTCGAGGCGGACCTGAGCTGGGACTACATGCAGGTCGCCGATACCGGCAGCGCCGCCCTGCGCAACCGAGGCCAGCTGGCGCGCCGACCTAGCATCCGCCGCGAGCGCTCCGAAGGCTGGACCAGCGACAACAACGTGCAATGGACCCTCGACAGCGGCCGCTGGCAGCACACCCTGCTGGCGGGCGTGGACTACTACCACAAGACCTACGACTCCCATCGCTTCGCCGGCGCCAACTCCATTTTCAACCCGGCCAACCCGGTGTATGGCGTGCCGACCAACGCCACAACTGCCAATACCGGCTCGGATCTGCACAGCGCCCAGGCCGGGGTCTACCTGCAAGACCAGATCAAGTTCGACGACAAGTGGATTCTGCTGCTGGGCGGTCGCCAGGACTGGGCCGAAAGCCGCACCTATAACTTCGCCAGCGGCGCCCGTACGCCACGCGATGACAAGAAAGCCACCGGCCGTGTCGGCCTGGTCTACCAGGCGGACAACGGCCTGGCGCCGTATGTCAGCTGGAGCCAGTCGTTCCTGCCGGCCAACGTCTTCAACGCCAACGCCAACACCTCGTTCGATCCGACCGAGGGCGAGCAGTACGAGATCGGCGTGCGCTACACCCCGCCCGGTACCACGGCGCTGCTGAGCGCCGCGGTCTACGACCTCAAGCAGAAAAACTCGCTGAGCACCGACCTCACCGGCAACACCGTGCAGTTCGGCGAAACCCGCGCGCGGGGTGTGGAGCTTGAGGCCAAAGCGGAGATCACCGCGCACCTGAGCGCCACTGCATCGTACACCTACACCGACGCGAAGATCACAGACGATGCCGTGTCTTCCCGCGTAGGCACCCGCATCGATGGCGTCCCCTACCACATGGCCAGCCTGTGGACCGACTACCGCCTGACGACCCTGGGCCTGCCCCAGATCGTGGTCGGCGGCGGCGCCCGCTACATGGGTACCAGCCGCACGTCCAGTTCGGACACCAACGAGAAGGTGTCCGCCTACACCCTGTTCGACGCGAAAGTGACCTATGAAGTCGACAGGAACTGGACCGTGGCCATGAAGGCGCAGAACCTGGCCAACGAGAAGTACCTGTTCTGCAACGTCTCATGCCGCTACGGCGACGAGCGAGCGTTGATCGGTTCGGTCAACTATCGCTGGTGA
- a CDS encoding LysR family transcriptional regulator: MTSALPDLKLLRIFACVVRNQGFAAAQQELNLSTSAISTYMSQLEALLGIVLCHRGRGGFSLTSKGELFHQETLRLLAELEGFERYSAALKGELRGTLNLGVLDSTVSDPALPLAEVIGAYSEEHPAVHLHLAVLSPAELQLGVLENRLDLAIGAFSVRTNGLVYQALHREQHWLYCSDRHPLYDQRRIPAEVITQQRMVGRGYWSQAELARHGFKHSAATVESMEAQLILVLSGAYIGYLPEHHAQQWVDQKRLKVLLPTTFGYQAPFTLALRRGRSREPLIQSFRDRLKAQLNPS; this comes from the coding sequence ATGACGTCCGCCTTGCCCGATCTCAAACTGCTGCGCATCTTCGCCTGTGTTGTACGCAATCAGGGTTTCGCGGCCGCTCAGCAGGAGCTGAACCTCTCCACTTCGGCGATCAGCACCTACATGAGCCAGTTGGAGGCGCTGCTCGGTATCGTCCTCTGTCACCGGGGACGGGGCGGTTTCAGCCTGACCAGCAAAGGTGAACTATTCCATCAGGAAACCTTGCGACTGCTGGCCGAGCTAGAAGGCTTCGAGCGTTATTCCGCAGCGCTCAAAGGCGAGCTGCGCGGCACCCTGAACCTCGGCGTGCTGGACTCCACCGTCAGCGACCCGGCCTTGCCGCTGGCCGAGGTGATCGGTGCCTACAGCGAGGAACACCCTGCCGTGCACCTGCACCTGGCGGTGCTCAGCCCCGCCGAGCTGCAGCTGGGCGTGCTGGAGAATCGTCTGGATCTTGCCATCGGTGCCTTCTCTGTGCGCACCAATGGGTTGGTCTATCAGGCGCTGCACCGCGAGCAGCACTGGCTGTACTGCAGCGACCGGCATCCGCTTTACGACCAGCGACGGATTCCTGCCGAAGTGATCACTCAGCAGCGCATGGTTGGCCGTGGCTACTGGAGCCAGGCCGAACTGGCCCGCCACGGCTTCAAGCACAGCGCCGCAACGGTGGAATCGATGGAGGCGCAACTGATTCTGGTGCTGTCCGGCGCCTACATCGGCTACCTACCGGAGCACCACGCGCAGCAGTGGGTGGATCAGAAACGACTGAAAGTGCTACTGCCGACCACCTTCGGTTACCAAGCCCCCTTCACCCTGGCCCTGCGCCGCGGTCGCTCGCGCGAACCCCTGATCCAGAGCTTCCGCGACCGCCTCAAGGCCCAGCTGAACCCCAGCTAG
- the speB gene encoding agmatinase codes for MDNVLHQPLGGNEMPRFGGIATMLRLPHVQTPEELNKLDAAFIGIPLDIGTSLRSGTRFGPRQIRAESVMIRPYNMATGAAPFDSLNVADIGDVAINTFNLLDTVRIIEAHYDAVLEQGIIPLTLGGDHTLTLPILRAMKKKYGKVGLVHVDAHADVNDHMFGEKIAHGTTFRRAQEEGLLDSGRVVQIGLRAQGYTADDFNWSRRQGFRVVQAEECWHQSLAPLMEEVRAKVDGGPVYLSFDIDGIDPAWAPGTGTPEVGGLTTIQALEIIRGCQGLNLIGCDLVEVSPPYDTTGNTALLGANLLYEMLCVLPGVVRR; via the coding sequence GTGGACAACGTTCTCCACCAGCCCTTGGGCGGTAACGAAATGCCCCGTTTCGGCGGAATCGCCACCATGCTGCGGCTGCCCCACGTGCAGACGCCTGAAGAGCTGAACAAGCTGGACGCCGCCTTCATTGGCATTCCCCTCGATATCGGTACCTCGCTGCGCTCAGGTACCCGCTTCGGGCCTCGGCAGATCCGCGCCGAGTCCGTGATGATCCGCCCCTACAACATGGCCACCGGCGCCGCGCCCTTCGACTCCCTGAACGTGGCAGACATCGGCGATGTAGCCATCAACACCTTCAATCTGCTGGATACGGTGCGCATCATCGAAGCGCACTACGACGCCGTGCTCGAACAGGGCATCATCCCCCTGACCCTCGGTGGCGACCACACCCTGACCCTACCGATTCTGCGGGCCATGAAGAAGAAGTACGGCAAAGTCGGCCTGGTCCACGTCGACGCCCATGCCGACGTCAACGATCACATGTTCGGCGAAAAGATCGCCCATGGCACCACCTTCCGCCGCGCCCAGGAGGAAGGCTTGCTCGACAGCGGGCGCGTGGTGCAGATCGGCCTGCGTGCCCAGGGCTACACCGCCGACGACTTCAACTGGAGCCGCCGTCAGGGCTTTCGCGTGGTGCAGGCCGAAGAATGCTGGCACCAGTCGCTGGCACCGCTGATGGAAGAAGTACGCGCCAAGGTCGACGGTGGCCCGGTGTACCTCTCCTTTGACATCGACGGCATAGACCCGGCCTGGGCGCCCGGCACCGGAACCCCCGAAGTCGGCGGGTTGACCACTATCCAGGCGCTCGAGATCATCCGTGGCTGCCAGGGTCTGAACCTGATCGGCTGCGATCTGGTCGAGGTGTCACCGCCCTACGATACCACCGGTAATACCGCACTGCTCGGTGCCAACCTGCTTTACGAAATGCTCTGCGTGCTGCCCGGCGTGGTGCGCCGATGA
- a CDS encoding YybH family protein, with product MSRAAEVRAAVAELVDAFASNDTARYFACFSEDAIFVFHTLAQPLQSRKAYQTLWQQWQAEGFVVLNCSSSNAHVSLQSEVAIFIHDVATHLRVGGEELHLSERETIVLRREEERWLACHEHLSALSAS from the coding sequence ATGAGCCGCGCGGCCGAGGTGCGCGCGGCCGTTGCCGAGCTGGTCGATGCTTTTGCCAGTAACGACACAGCGCGCTACTTCGCGTGCTTCAGCGAGGACGCCATCTTCGTTTTCCACACCCTGGCCCAGCCGCTGCAGTCCCGTAAGGCCTATCAGACGCTGTGGCAACAATGGCAGGCGGAGGGTTTCGTGGTGCTCAATTGTAGCTCCAGCAATGCCCACGTCAGCCTTCAGAGTGAAGTGGCTATCTTCATCCATGACGTCGCTACGCACCTGCGGGTGGGCGGAGAAGAACTGCACTTGAGCGAACGGGAAACCATCGTGCTTCGTCGCGAAGAAGAGCGCTGGCTGGCTTGCCACGAGCATTTGTCTGCCTTAAGCGCCAGCTGA